The window TGACGGACGCCGTGTACAACGACGCTCCGCACGAGTTCGGTGGCCAGACGCTGACGCCGGGCCTTTACCGGGCGAACAGCTCCGCGCAGATCACTGGCACACTCACCCTGGACGCCCAGGGCAACTCCAGCGCCGTCTGGGTGTTCCAGATCGGTTCGGAGCTGACGACGGCATCCGCCAGCTCGGTGAGCTTCATCAACGGGGCCTCGCCGTGCAACGTGTACTGGCAGATCGGCAGTTCGGCCACGCTCGGTACCGACTCCACGTTCGTGGGCACCATCCTGGCCGACACCTCGATCACCGCCAACACAAGGGCGACCATCAACGGCCGGCTGCTGGCCGATGCGGGCGGACGCGGCGACGGTGCCGTGACGCTGGACTCCAACAGGATCTTCCAGGGGCCGTGCGGGACCGGTGGCACCACCGGCGGTCTGATCACGGGCGGAGTGATCGCCGGTGCCACGAGCGGTGGCACCACTACAGGCACCACTACAGGCACCACAGGCAGCACGACGGTCGGTGTCATCGGCGGAGTACCGACGGGCGGCGGAACCGGCGGTGCCCTGGGCGGTCTTCTCGGCGGCGTCCTGACGACCGGTGGCACCACCGGTGGCCCCGGTGGCCTCATCGCGGGCGCCACCACGGGCGGTGCCACAGGTGGCTCCAACGGCGGCTCCACGGGCGGCTCCTCGGGTGGCGGCCACGGTGGCTCCACGGGTGGGGGCCACGGCGGCTCCACGGGTGGCGGCCACGGCGGCACGACCGGTGGAAACGGCCATGACCACCACGGTGAGAAGCCCGGCAAGCCGGGTCACCACGACCATGGCGGGAAGCCGGATGATCACGGCAAGCCCGGCGATCACGGTGGTCACGGCGGCAAGCCCGACGGGCACGACAAGCCCGATCACCACGAGGGCCATGGCAACGATCACGAGGATCACCACAAGAAGTCTGCCTAGTTCCATGTGAGCTGGCAGGACGGGCGGCGCGCGGCGGATCGTCATCGATTCCGTCGCGCGCCGTCAGTGGAAGCTCCGGAGAGGCGGAGAAGCATGGATGGAAAGGCCGGGTGGGGCCGTGCAAGGCGGCGTTGAAACGGTGGATGTCGACGAGGCGGTCCGGCCCTGCGCCGAGCCGGACCCGCGCGGGGGCGAGAGACACGCTGCGTCTCAAGGGCCCACGGACCATCCGCCCCTCCCGGTGAAGGTCCTGAAGGCGGCAACGGGAGCCGCCGTGGTCCTGTGCCTGGCGACGGCCCTCGTCCACGTGCTCCTGGTGTTCTTGCACGTTGCACCACCGAATCCCCTCTCCCAGCAGTACAGCCGTCAAGTCAATGCGTGGGTCTTCCCGCTGTTCGAGCAGAATTGGCGGCTCTTCGCACCGGATCCCGAGTCGGTCAACCGCCAGATCTCGGCGAGGACCATGCATACCGCCCCGGACGGCAGTGTGCAGGTGAGCGGCTGGTTCGACCTGACCGCCGTCGACAACTCGGCGGTGGAGCACAACGCGTTCCCGAGCCATACGGCACAGAACACGCTGCGTCGGGCTTGGAGTTCGTACCTCGAAACCCACGGTGGCGACGATCAGCCGCGCTCGCAGCGGGCACTGATGATCCAGCAGTATCTGACGAACATCGCCGCGGATCGCATCGCGGGCCACCGCGGCAGCCCCTTCGAGTCTCTCCAGCTGCGGGTGATCACCGTGCCCATCGCCGCTCCCGCCGCAGCGGGCGGCACCGGCTCGGCCACCGTCGCGCCGAAGCCTGCCGATACGCGGTATCTGCCCTGGTGGAAGGCGGAATCCCATGGAAACTGAGCAGACACTCCCGCCGTACCGGCGTATCCCCGAAGGGGCGGAAGCAGGCGTGCCGCGCTCCGCGCCGGAGCGGATCGGTGCGTTTGTCACCGTCCTGACCGAGCGGCCGGTCGCGCTCTACGCCGCGGCGGTTCTACGCATCGGCTACGGACTTCTCTACCTCGTCTTCCTCCTGCGCGAGATTCCGCACCGCAACGAGATCTGGGGCCCCGGATCACCGTGGACCCCCGAGCTGGCCAGGCAGCTGTTCGATCAGACGGGATGGGTCAGCATCCTCACCCTGTCCGACGGCCGACCGTACTTCGAGGCCTGTTACGCGGCAGCCCTCATCACGTCCGCGCTGTTCATGCTGGGCTGGCGGACCCGGGTGATGTCCGTGCTCTTCGCGGTCGTGGTCGCGTCCTTCCACGCCAGGGCCATCTTCATGACGGACGGAGGGGACAACCTCATCCTCCTCATGGCCGTGTACCTCGTCTGCACCGCGTGCGGCCGACGCTGGTCCCTGGATGCGCGCAGGGCCCGGCTGCGAGCCTCGGCGGGGAAGACCAGGAGCAGCTCGGCGGGCCTGGACGCGAGCGAACTCCGGCGTCAACTGAGTACATTCCGCCGGACTCTGACGGCAGTACTCCACAACTGCGGCATGTTCGTCGTCGCGGCCCAGGTCTGCTTCCTCTACGGGTCCGCGGGTCTCTACAAGGTGCAGGGCGGCTCCTGGGGCAACGGGACCGCCCTCCACTACGTCCTGAACCTCGACCTGTTCCGGCCCTGGCCCGAACTCTCTCTCCTGGTGGACGAGCACGACGTACTGATCGCCGTCGCCTGCTACCTGACGGTGCTGTTGCAGGTCGCGTTCCCGTTCGTCCTGTTCGGACGGCTCAAGTACCCCGTCCTGACCATGCTGCTGGGCATGCACCTGGGTATCGCGGTACTCATGGGGCTTCCGCTCTTCTCCGGCGCGATGATCATCGCGGACGCCGTGTTCCTGCCGGACCGCTTCTACCGGCACCTGGGACAGCTGTCCCGGCGCATCGGCCGGTGGGTCCATGTCAAAGAGGCGGGGGCTACACCCCGCGGAGAACCGGCACTCGTGCCGCCGCAGCCCACACCATCGAGCCCGTGAGATCCCTATGGGCCTGTCCGGCGACGGCGTGGGGCGGCTGTCACCGGGCGGTGTGAGCGGATGCGATGAAAGGGGCCCCGGACGGTCAGCTGTTCGGCGACGCACCGAACCTCCTCCCTGCCCGGGGTGCTTTGTTCTGCTGCGCTACTGAGTAGTGGGGGATGACTCAGAAGTCTGACCGATGATCTGGTGCATCCGTACGGCGTCTCTGAGGTTGCTTGCTTCTGCCGTCCCGTTCTTCTCTTCCTGTCGCGGTGCAATCCGGTGCACTCCTCGGGAGTTCCCAGCGCGGGGATGTGTCCGTACTTGGTTCAGCACCAGTGCCGAAGATCCCGCGGGAGGTCTTGATGACCAGATGGTTCTCCGTCGCCTGTTTTCAGGGCTGGATCACCGTCTCGATGTACGCCTTGGTGGCGTCGCTGGTGAAGTCGCGGCTGTCGGCAGGGGCGAGAGCTTGGTCCTGGAGGTGCTTGTGCACCGCGCTGTAGTGCTGCACGTCGGATGGTTTGTTCAGGTAGAGGTCACTGGTGAACCGTTCCAGATGCACCACCCCTGCATCGGGGCTGTCGGCGAACCCCAGGATGGAGAACTGTCCTGAGAGGCCGGAGTGGGCGCCTGCGGTGTGAGGGAGGACCTGCACTGTGACATGCGGCTCGGTGCTGAGCGCGTTCAAGTGTTCCAGTTGTTCACGCATGATGTCCCGGCTGCCCACGACGCGGCGCAGTGCTGATTCGTCCACGATGGCCCACAGCCGCAGCGGGCAGGCCGGGTCGTAGATCCGGTGTTGCCGGAGCAGCCGCACCTTGAGGCATGTGGCGGCCTGCTCGACAGTGAGCAGAGGGATCGTTTCTCCGATGACGGCCTGGGCGTAGGCGGGGGTCTGCAGCAGTGCGGGGATCACCATGGGCGCGTAGGTGTGGAGCGAGGCGGCGTCCGCCTCCAGGGCGATGTCAACGCTGTGAGGGAGGTCGCCGTAGCGGTGCCACCAACCCCGCCGACCGGACGCTCTGGCCCTTTCCATCAGCGCGTCGATGATCCGCTGGTCCGTCACTGCGTAGAGGGCGCACAGGTCGCGCACGTCACGGGGGCTGATTGCGCGGTTGCCGTTCTCCAGGTGGCTGATCTTGGACTGAGAGACGAGGAGCCGCTCGGCCACTTCTGTGCTCGTCAACCCGCTTGCCATGCGGAGTCGGCGAAGTTCGGCTCCCAGACGGCGTCTCCTGACGGCGGGATTGGTTGTCGCTGCCACGCGCGGTGTGCCTCCGGTTCCAAAGTGCTGTGCTGGACCGCAGGTTGCCAGGAACAAGGGGTATTGATCACGTGCCATGCCGCCGCGATCACAGACAGCCGAAACGGACAGTTACGTTGGCAATTGCCTCGTCATCGCGTTGCTGATTCTCATCGTCATCCCCAGGCCCGGTGACGCCAAGTGCTGCCCAGAACGAGCGACGAGCGTTACGAACCGCCGCCTGACCGGGACCACGAAGAAATAGGAGGAAAAACGGTCTCTGGGCTGGTCCTATCTTCCGAGCGTGGGTCTGAGCCGGTCATTGGTGCTCAGAGCTCGTAACACGATCTTGCTGGAGCGTGCTGGTCGGGCGTGACCATCAGGACGATTCCGCCGTTCGTGAGATGTGGGGAATCGGCCGTGGATCGTGGATGGCGAACCGTGGGCGCTGATCGAGCCGTTGCTGCCACCCTGGCCGCAGAAGCCTCCCGGCCCGAAGCCGGTGGACGACGGGCTGTACTTGCAGGGCAGCCTGTACGTGCTCTACAACGACATCAGCTGGCAACTGCTGCCGCCGGAGCTGGGGGTCGGCTCGAAGCAGACCTGCTGGCGCCGACTCGGGCGGTGACACGAGGCCGGCATCTTCGAGACGCTGCACCGCCTCCTGCTCTCCGAGTTCCACGCGGCCGGCAAACTGACTGGAGCCGGGCCTGCCTGGATGCCTCGCGCATCCGCGCGAAACAAGAGGGGGCGAGGCCACCGGCCCGTCGCCGGTCGACCGCGGGAAGACGGACAGCAAGCACCATCTGCTCTGCGACGGCAGAGGCACTCCGTTCAAGGTCATCACCACTGCAGCCAACGTCAGCGACGACACGCAGACCCTGGCCCTGGTCGACGGCATCCCGCCCGTAACCGGCAAACCCGGCCGACCGCGCAGGCGCCCCGACGCCCTGCTCGGCGACAAGGGATACGACAGCAACTCCAACCGCCTCGAGCTGCGCAGGCGCCGGATCCTGCCGGTGATCTCCCGCAAGGGCGCCCCGAGCATCAAGAACCCGGGCAAGCTCCGCTACGTCGTCGAGCAGACGTTCTCAGCGACCCTGCGAAGCGATGACCGTCAAGGGGCCCCGGGGCGGCCGCAGCATCAGTTAAGAGGCAAGCCGGCCGCCCCGGGGATGCTCCCGTCCCCGTCACAAGACGGACGCACCATCCAGTGTGCCCGACCGCAGGTCAGACCAGGAATCAATGATCAAAGACAAGAGACGCACCCCCTACGCCTTGGACGGACAGCCGGGGTGCGCCTCTCTCATGCCCGCCCGCAAGGGGCGAGAACGGAGACCGTCATGCCCGCCAACGCTGTCTTACGGCAGCTCTTCTGCCACCAGGGCGGGGGGCTCCTGCCAGGTCAGGGTGTCCAGCGGCCGCGGCATGAGCCGGGTCGGGCGGGGTGCGGGCCTCATCACGGCGGAAGCCTCGTCGCTGAAGAGGGCGGCGGGCTTGCCCGACGTGTGGGCGGGCACGGGCGTTGCCGTACGTGAATCGTTCGTGCTGGTCATCTACTCCCCCTGGTTCGTCGCGGGCCGTGCCCGCTGAAGGCCGGCACACGGCCGACTACGACAGCGTACCTAGACCCGCCTCTGCGGCCCGAGGAGTTTCCCTCGGGCCGCTCCCGCACGTCAGGCTTCTCTCACACCTGACCGGCCAGGTGGCTCGCCACCCCGAGAAGCGGCCATGCGTGCTCACGTTCGCCGCTGAGGCTGCTCGTGCAATTCTGCCGGACCCGGTGATGACGCTCTTTGTAGCCCTTGCGGAAGGCGAACTCGTCCACCCCCAACACCCGCGGCGCACGGTCCGGCACAGCCGCGCGGCCGGACGGCCGCCGAGTGCGATCGCGATCGACCGCAGCCAGCATGTCAGCCCGGTGCAGGAGCGGCGGTGCCGCTCGGACAGGCCCGGCGCCTGCTCGACGAACGCCTTGCAGGAACAGCTCCTCCGGTCACAGAAGTACCGGTGGACCCACAGTGGGACTATGACCCGGCGACAGCCCAACGGCCCTTCATTCAAGTTGCGTTGGTACGTGCTGTGTCTACGCCTCGCCTGCTTCCGGCAGTCCGGGCACCGGCCCGGGGCGAACGGTGGACACCGCCTCCACCACGAGGACGCCGGTGGAGGCCTGACGCGCTCCGCTCGCACATCGATCCCGGGAAACAGCACAGCCTCGGCCGTCGTGCTCGCCATGCCAGGAGACACTCTGCCGAAACGATCTTTCGTTCTCCTCGCTGACCTGGGGCTTCACGGAACTGCGGAGAGGGCCTTGATTTTCCCCACCGCTTACTCGGCGCTTCCCCGGACGTGCTCACCTTGGATCCCCACTCCGCGGTGAGCAAACCATCCGGGTGGGGTCGGCATTGTGTCGTGATGGATCGCCCAGGAATGCCTTGACCGGAGTCAGGGCCTATCGGAAAGCGGCGATGTGGCGCTGGGCCCAGTCGGCGAAGGTGCGGGGCACACGGCCGAGGACCTGCTCGACGTCGGGGCTGATGCGCTGTTCGGCCGGGGTGGGTTCGCCGAGGATCGTCAGCGTGGTCTCGACCACGGGCTCGGGCATGAACTGCAGCATCTGCGCGTGGGCCTCGTCGCGGGTCTGCTCGATGAACTGCACGGGTTCGCCGAGTGCGTCGGCGATCGCCTCGGCCCGCTGGCGGGGCGTGCTGAGGGCGGGGCCGGTCAGCTCGTATATCTGTCCGGCGTGGCCGTCCTCCCGCAGGATTGCGGCGGCGACCTCGGCGATGTCGTCCGGGTCGATGGCCGGCAGGCCGATGTCGGCGAACGGCGCGGCGACGGCCCTTCGGGCGCGGACCGACTCGGCCCAGGCGTAGGCGTTGGAGCTGAAGCCTCCGGGCCGCAGGATCGTCCAGGCCATGCCGGACTGCCGGACGGCGTCCTCGATGGACCGTCCGAGGCGCCCATGGGAGGCCGACTGCGGCCGGGTAGCAACTCCTTGGGACGACAGCAGGACGACCCGTCCGACGCCGCCGGCCTTGGCGACGTCGAGGATGTCCTGTGGGTTCAGCAGGTGCGCGCTGGCGCCGCCGCTCTGCAGGAACAGCGCGTCGGCTCCGTCGAATACGGGCCGAAGGCTCTCAGGATCGACCAGGTCCGCCCGCGTGTACTTGGTGCCCTCTGGCACATCCGCATCCGAGATCTTCCGGGATGTCGCGGTCACCTGCGCACCAGCTGCCGCGAGGGCCTGCACGAGC of the Streptomyces aurantiacus genome contains:
- a CDS encoding HTTM domain-containing protein — its product is METEQTLPPYRRIPEGAEAGVPRSAPERIGAFVTVLTERPVALYAAAVLRIGYGLLYLVFLLREIPHRNEIWGPGSPWTPELARQLFDQTGWVSILTLSDGRPYFEACYAAALITSALFMLGWRTRVMSVLFAVVVASFHARAIFMTDGGDNLILLMAVYLVCTACGRRWSLDARRARLRASAGKTRSSSAGLDASELRRQLSTFRRTLTAVLHNCGMFVVAAQVCFLYGSAGLYKVQGGSWGNGTALHYVLNLDLFRPWPELSLLVDEHDVLIAVACYLTVLLQVAFPFVLFGRLKYPVLTMLLGMHLGIAVLMGLPLFSGAMIIADAVFLPDRFYRHLGQLSRRIGRWVHVKEAGATPRGEPALVPPQPTPSSP
- a CDS encoding NAD(P)H-binding protein; protein product: MFVVTGATGNVGRSLVQALAAAGAQVTATSRKISDADVPEGTKYTRADLVDPESLRPVFDGADALFLQSGGASAHLLNPQDILDVAKAGGVGRVVLLSSQGVATRPQSASHGRLGRSIEDAVRQSGMAWTILRPGGFSSNAYAWAESVRARRAVAAPFADIGLPAIDPDDIAEVAAAILREDGHAGQIYELTGPALSTPRQRAEAIADALGEPVQFIEQTRDEAHAQMLQFMPEPVVETTLTILGEPTPAEQRISPDVEQVLGRVPRTFADWAQRHIAAFR
- a CDS encoding ice-binding family protein; translated protein: MTLNIPDAPLRRTMSVWIAAVTAVVIAAVVLAVTPTRANAVATPVPLGTAASFGVLAGATVTNTGPTVVNGLNVGVSPGTAITGFAASDGGPGLVTPPGALHSADAVAGQAKSDLTTAYNQAAGQALTDAVYNDAPHEFGGQTLTPGLYRANSSAQITGTLTLDAQGNSSAVWVFQIGSELTTASASSVSFINGASPCNVYWQIGSSATLGTDSTFVGTILADTSITANTRATINGRLLADAGGRGDGAVTLDSNRIFQGPCGTGGTTGGLITGGVIAGATSGGTTTGTTTGTTGSTTVGVIGGVPTGGGTGGALGGLLGGVLTTGGTTGGPGGLIAGATTGGATGGSNGGSTGGSSGGGHGGSTGGGHGGSTGGGHGGTTGGNGHDHHGEKPGKPGHHDHGGKPDDHGKPGDHGGHGGKPDGHDKPDHHEGHGNDHEDHHKKSA
- a CDS encoding transposase; the protein is MDGEPWALIEPLLPPWPQKPPGPKPVDDGLYLQGSLYVLYNDISWQLLPPELGVGSKQTCWRRLGR
- a CDS encoding DUF5819 family protein yields the protein MKVLKAATGAAVVLCLATALVHVLLVFLHVAPPNPLSQQYSRQVNAWVFPLFEQNWRLFAPDPESVNRQISARTMHTAPDGSVQVSGWFDLTAVDNSAVEHNAFPSHTAQNTLRRAWSSYLETHGGDDQPRSQRALMIQQYLTNIAADRIAGHRGSPFESLQLRVITVPIAAPAAAGGTGSATVAPKPADTRYLPWWKAESHGN
- a CDS encoding helix-turn-helix domain-containing protein; the encoded protein is MAATTNPAVRRRRLGAELRRLRMASGLTSTEVAERLLVSQSKISHLENGNRAISPRDVRDLCALYAVTDQRIIDALMERARASGRRGWWHRYGDLPHSVDIALEADAASLHTYAPMVIPALLQTPAYAQAVIGETIPLLTVEQAATCLKVRLLRQHRIYDPACPLRLWAIVDESALRRVVGSRDIMREQLEHLNALSTEPHVTVQVLPHTAGAHSGLSGQFSILGFADSPDAGVVHLERFTSDLYLNKPSDVQHYSAVHKHLQDQALAPADSRDFTSDATKAYIETVIQP